TGTACAAGATTACCGAATATTGTTCTGACAGCAGCTACAAGACGATCGAGAAGGAACATATGCTTTGGCACGTACCGCCACCAGGAGGCCTGCATCTGCATATGCATTACCATTGTGTTGGATAAGCTAGTCGCCTAGTATCTACTCCACTTACTTATAATCTGTTCCTTAGAATGGCCGAGTTGAGCAGCACGTGCGTGCACAGTTTGCGGCCATTGGCAATCCGGTGAATTTCGGCGATTATGGTTCGGTTGAAGCTGTTTTACATGTGTTCAGAACACAGGGGATGACCGTCCGCCTCGCTAAGACTAAAGAGTGAACGATCACACCTTACATTTCCGCAGTGCGTAATTGATGTTCGAAGAACTTCTTTGGATACGCAAGGCACgaaaatagacaaaaaaaGCACACATGCGTGCCGCAGCTACTCATACAGTGAGCTACGGAGCCTGCTGCTGATTGTGCTGCACGTACGAGTTACGTGCGTACTGGTCCAgagacagaaagaaaagaaaaaatgtttcaGGAGCCCAACACTGCATACTAGCATGCACCACAATTATGCATGAACAGTTGTGGAGGAAGGGAACGGAGCCGAGTCATTGAAGCCTGGAGATGGGAGagtagcagcagctgctgcaagCTGCTAGAGGCGATCAGATCTGAAGCTGCCATTAACTGCTTTCCTCTCCAGATCTGTTCTGCCCTCTGCCTGCTCCCTGTTCGATGCATGCACCCATTTTGGTAGCCGATCGAAAAAGGCTACTCTTTGAAAGCTTCACGGATGAATCAGTCAGCTTCCAAATTCCAATTGGGAATTACAGTACAATCGATCGAATGATCGATGAAGCCCGAATTTTTATGGAGAATTCAAGGGAGCAGCGCACACAAGCGGAAGAATTGGATTGAGGCGGAATTAACAGACGGGCGATCGATCGGACCGGAGCCAGCAATATTATGCACAAATTCGGTCGATTATTCTGCTGGCTCAGTCTTCCCCTAGTATTACGTACACAAGCATGATGCTCTCTGTAATgcggtggccggccggccggccggccttcGTCTTCAGCTCGATCTTCGCGTCGCCACATGGCCGGCCGATTCCCTTTCTTCCAAATCGATGGCGCGTCAAAACTCAAGAGAGCGCGCGGCACAGGTCGATGGCGGCGCCCGCACGGCACGCGCCGCGGCGGAGCTTcttggcggccggcggcgaaggcgaaggcggcggcggggggtcGCCGCGCGCGAGGAAGACGGTGGTGAGGTCGTGCGGCACCTGGACGAAGAGCCGGCGCTGCAGCTTCCTCTTGGcccactcctcctccgccgcccacggcttcttcttcctcggcgccggcgggcacGCCGTGGCCTCCCGCAGCGCGCTCTCGGCTGCCGTCGGCGTCGTGTAGGAGACGcctccgtcctcctcctgcggCACTTGtgctgccgccatggccacggAGCCGGTCGCCGCCATCGGCGTGACGCAGCACACGacgtcggcgtcgtcggccgcgccgccgccttctatCTCCTGTGATggcgccatggccatggccacggGCAGCACGGAGCCCGCGGCGGCCGTCGGCGTGACGCAGCGCCCGGCGGCGTCTTCGGCGCCTAGCTCCTCTGATGGCGCCATGGCCACGGACAGCACGGATCCTGCCGCCTTCGGCGTGACGCAGcacccggcggcggcagcggcggcatcttcgtctccgtctccggccgGCGTCCGGATCGGGCTGAGCGGCGCCAATTCAGGCAATTCAGACAGGCCGAGCTCCATGCCCATCGTAGCCACGGCTGGAGTGCTATACTTGTCTGAATCTTCCAATTGAGCAGCAATTCTGCGAGAAAAACTTATCTTATCACAGTATGTTTGCTTGCTTGAGAATTGGGGATGGAAGGATCGAGCTTATGTAGACGCGTAAAGCACAAGAGGGGAGAGCGCGTGGAGGTGATGATGGATGGAGAAGGCCGTGGAGGGGAAGGGAAGCGAGCAAGCAAGCTAATTATATgccggcaaggcaagcaagcaagcagctGCGAAACAGAAAGCCGGGTTCGCCGCACGTTAAATAGATCatgggagaaaagaaagagactgacggaagggagagagagagtggcAGTGCCGGTGCCGTGCCAAGCCAAAGCAGGGAAGGGGTGCCGCAAATGATTGTGGGAGGAATGCGATGCGGATCACGGTGAAAATTAACTGCAACCTATCTTGGATCCAGCGGCGGAACATGAGATGAGCTTCCATGTTCTACTGATCTGCTCTCTTTCCGATGATCTATACTATAGTGCTCTATCGGCACAGTGTGAATTTTTACTGATGCCGGACACCGCTGTTAATTTCTGCCTTTTTCATTCAGCTATGCAACTGACTGGCTGGCTGACCGAGAATTGGTTGTGTAAAAGGGCAGTAAGAATGTCGCCTGCCTACCTACCTCGATCTATACGGACAGCAGGGATATTTAATTTactgcagcatgcatgcatgcatgcacagtgAAAGTTAATCTCCGTTTCCATGCTACTCTGTCGATCTGCATACACTGTGTATTGGTAATTCTATACCTATACGGCACACTGTATCCGTAGTAAAACTTTAAAACTGAATTGCCATGTGTATCGCTGGGTTGGATGTCCCTCATCAATTCTTGCATCGCTGGGTGCTTTATATGTGTGCATACAACGCACACATGGACCTGTCCCGTTTTGTTTGTCACGGATTATAAATCCTATTGTTCCAACTGTTAATTTACCAGCAACATTAACCAGTGTACATTTTTGTTAGTACTAGTACTTCCTTCGatgcatattaattgtctcaaatctacacaaatatggatgtatctatatttaaaaagcatcaagatacatgtaatatttcgacaagtaataccaGCCGGAGGAGTAGTATTCTACTAACTAGTGGCAGCATTTTACAGTTAGACCTGATTAGCGGTACTAGTAAAATTAAATTGGAAATATGTTGATACAAATATGCATATATGTACGAGCCACTGATTTAACGGGCAGCTTTAACATCATGTGGCCGTGTATCATGTCTcaccgagagagagagagagatgtgtATACACACACGCGCGCGCTTTAGGCCTTTCTTGTGGGGACTGGCTGCCGTGTATCATGTCTCGCCCCGCGACAGGGGGCTGGTGGGGGCCTAATAATTTTCGGACTGGCGCCGATGGACCATCCGATTCGTCTGGCTCCATCTCGGCCGTTGGATGGCCTACTTTTGCCCTGATGATGATGTGTCTCTGCAACGCGTCCCATCGATCCATCTGCTCATTCTGCTCTGCGTGAACTTTACACCAGCATGCATTCCGCTTTGACAGATGAGCACGTTCATATTTCTTCGTCCCCAGTTGTACCAAGGTGAGTGGATTAAAAGTAAAGCTACATTTGACATATTACCGTATCCAGCTTTAATCATTTTCCTTTTAGCtaactaactttttttttccacgaCAGGTTACATAATAAGTCTTTTATTCCTAAATATAATGTGTTTTAACTTCATTCTAAATCAACAAAATTAAAGCTTAACCATAGTAAAGTCTATCAACATTTACCATATGAAATAAAGTATAC
This is a stretch of genomic DNA from Brachypodium distachyon strain Bd21 chromosome 1, Brachypodium_distachyon_v3.0, whole genome shotgun sequence. It encodes these proteins:
- the LOC100829859 gene encoding uncharacterized protein LOC100829859 is translated as MGMELGLSELPELAPLSPIRTPAGDGDEDAAAAAAGCCVTPKAAGSVLSVAMAPSEELGAEDAAGRCVTPTAAAGSVLPVAMAMAPSQEIEGGGAADDADVVCCVTPMAATGSVAMAAAQVPQEEDGGVSYTTPTAAESALREATACPPAPRKKKPWAAEEEWAKRKLQRRLFVQVPHDLTTVFLARGDPPPPPSPSPPAAKKLRRGACRAGAAIDLCRALS